One Diospyros lotus cultivar Yz01 chromosome 1, ASM1463336v1, whole genome shotgun sequence genomic window carries:
- the LOC127810445 gene encoding uncharacterized protein LOC127810445 isoform X1 codes for MAEQAVEAVEDKCIYKNAGEPIEARIKDLLSRMTLKEKIGQMTQIERAVATPSAIRDLSIGSVLSGGGSLPFEKAKSSDWADMVDGFQKAALQSRLGIPLIYGIDAVHGNNNVYGATIFPHNIGLGATRDADLAYRIGVATALEVRASGVQYVFAPCVAVCRDPRWGRTYECYSEDTEIVKKMTSIVSGLQGQPPKGHPGNYPFVAGRNKVVACAKHFVGDGGTDKGINEGNTIATYDDLERIHMAPYLDCISQGVCTVMASYTSWNGTRMHSHHFLLTEVLKEKLGFKGFVISDWEALDRLSNPRGSNYRNCIASAVNSGIDMVMVPFRYELFFEDMKHLVESGVIPMARVDDAVERILRVKFVAGLFEYPMADRSLLDTVGCKLHRELAREAVRKSLVLLKNGKDPRRPFLPLDRNSKKILVAGTHADDLGYQCGGWTATWAGTSGRITIGTTILDAIKEAVGNKTEVVFEQNPSPDTFTGQDFHFAIVAVGEEPYVESGGDNAELIIPFNGAELISTVADRVPTLAILIAGRPLLVEPWLLEKVDALVAAWLPGSEGNGITDVIFGDYEFQGRLPMTWFRSVNQLPVHAGESSLDPLFPLGFGLTSNNKKLPN; via the exons ATGGCCGAGCAAGCAGTTGAAGCCGTGGAGGACAAGTGCATTTACAAGAACGCCGGGGAGCCGATCGAGGCCAGGATCAAGGACTTGCTCTCGCGAATGACGTTGAAGGAGAAGATCGGTCAGATGACTCAGATCGAGCGCGCCGTCGCCACTCCTTCCGCCATACGGGACCTCTCTATCG GTAGTGTACTAAGTGGTGGTGGAAGTTTGCCGTTTGAGAAAGCGAAGTCGTCCGATTGGGCGGACATGGTGGACGGATTTCAGAAGGCCGCGCTGCAGTCGCGCCTCGGCATTCCACTGATCTACGGCATTGACGCTGTTCATGGCAACAACAATGTCTACGGTGCCACAATTTTTCCCCATAATATCGGCCTTGGAGCCACCAG AGATGCGGATTTGGCATACAGGATAGGGGTCGCGACCGCTCTTGAAGTCAGGGCTAGTGGCGTTCAATATGTTTTTGCTCCTTGTGTGGCT GTATGCAGAGATCCCAGATGGGGAAGAACCTATGAGTGTTATAGTGAAGACACAGAAATTGTTAAAAAGATGACTTCCATTGTATCAGGATTGCAGGGGCAGCCACCTAAAGGACATCCAGGCAACTACCCTTTTGTGGCTGGAAG AAATAAAGTTGTTGCATGTGCCAAACATTTCGTTGGTGATGGAGGTACAGACAAGGGTATAAATGAGGGGAATACAATAGCAACTTATGATGATTTAGAGAGGATCCATATGGCTCCATATCTGGACTGTATTTCTCAGGGTGTTTGCACTGTTATGGCATCATACACAAGTTGGAATGGGACCAGAATGCATTCTCACCATTTTCTCCTCACTGAAGTCTTGAAAGAAAAGCTGGGATTTAAG GGTTTTGTGATTTCAGACTGGGAGGCACTTGATAGGCTTTCAAATCCTCGAGGCTCCAACTATCGGAATTGCATTGCTTCTGCTGTCAATTCAGGAATTGATATG GTGATGGTGCCCTTTagatatgaattattttttgaagaCATGAAGCACCTGGTGGAATCAGGAGTGATACCGATGGCCAGGGTTGATGATGCTGTTGAAAGAATTCTAAGAGTGAAATTTGTTGCTGGGCTTTTTGAATATCCCATGGCTGATAGGTCTCTGCTGGATACAGTTGGTTGTAAG TTGCACAGAGAACTAGCCCGTGAAGCAGTTCGCAAGTCCTTGGTCCTGCTAAAGAATGGAAAGGATCCAAGAAGACCATTTCTTCCATTAGATAGGAATTCTAAGAAGATTCTGGTTGCTGGAACACATGCTGATGATCTTGGATATCAGTGTGGAGGGTGGACTGCTACTTGGGCTGGGACCAGTGGAAGAATTACAATTG GCACAACCATTCTGGATGCCATTAAAGAAGCAGTGGGAAACAAAACCGAAGTGGTGTTTGAGCAAAATCCATCACCAGACACCTTTACCGGTCAAGATTTCCATTTTGCCATTGTCGCTGTGGGGGAAGAACCATATGTAGAATCTGGGGGTGACAACGCTGAGCTGATAATTCCCTTCAATGGAGCCGAACTTATTAGCACAGTTGCCGACAGAGTTCCCACACTGGCGATTCTCATCGCTGGAAGGCCCTTACTTGTTGAACCCTGGCTTTTGGAAAAGGTAGATGCCCTGGTTGCTGCTTGGTTGCCTGGCAGTGAAGGAAATGGAATAACAGATGTTATATTTGGAGATTATGAGTTCCAAGGCCGACTTCCAATGACCTGGTTTAGAAGTGTTAACCAACTCCCTGTTCATGCAGGGGAAAGCTCCTTAGACCCCCTGTTTCCCCTTGGCTTTGGCTTAACAAGCAACAACAAGAAGCTTCCAAACTGA
- the LOC127810445 gene encoding uncharacterized protein LOC127810445 isoform X4: protein MTSIVSGLQGQPPKGHPGNYPFVAGRNKVVACAKHFVGDGGTDKGINEGNTIATYDDLERIHMAPYLDCISQGVCTVMASYTSWNGTRMHSHHFLLTEVLKEKLGFKGFVISDWEALDRLSNPRGSNYRNCIASAVNSGIDMVMVPFRYELFFEDMKHLVESGVIPMARVDDAVERILRVKFVAGLFEYPMADRSLLDTVGCKLHRELAREAVRKSLVLLKNGKDPRRPFLPLDRNSKKILVAGTHADDLGYQCGGWTATWAGTSGRITIGTTILDAIKEAVGNKTEVVFEQNPSPDTFTGQDFHFAIVAVGEEPYVESGGDNAELIIPFNGAELISTVADRVPTLAILIAGRPLLVEPWLLEKVDALVAAWLPGSEGNGITDVIFGDYEFQGRLPMTWFRSVNQLPVHAGESSLDPLFPLGFGLTSNNKKLPN, encoded by the exons ATGACTTCCATTGTATCAGGATTGCAGGGGCAGCCACCTAAAGGACATCCAGGCAACTACCCTTTTGTGGCTGGAAG AAATAAAGTTGTTGCATGTGCCAAACATTTCGTTGGTGATGGAGGTACAGACAAGGGTATAAATGAGGGGAATACAATAGCAACTTATGATGATTTAGAGAGGATCCATATGGCTCCATATCTGGACTGTATTTCTCAGGGTGTTTGCACTGTTATGGCATCATACACAAGTTGGAATGGGACCAGAATGCATTCTCACCATTTTCTCCTCACTGAAGTCTTGAAAGAAAAGCTGGGATTTAAG GGTTTTGTGATTTCAGACTGGGAGGCACTTGATAGGCTTTCAAATCCTCGAGGCTCCAACTATCGGAATTGCATTGCTTCTGCTGTCAATTCAGGAATTGATATG GTGATGGTGCCCTTTagatatgaattattttttgaagaCATGAAGCACCTGGTGGAATCAGGAGTGATACCGATGGCCAGGGTTGATGATGCTGTTGAAAGAATTCTAAGAGTGAAATTTGTTGCTGGGCTTTTTGAATATCCCATGGCTGATAGGTCTCTGCTGGATACAGTTGGTTGTAAG TTGCACAGAGAACTAGCCCGTGAAGCAGTTCGCAAGTCCTTGGTCCTGCTAAAGAATGGAAAGGATCCAAGAAGACCATTTCTTCCATTAGATAGGAATTCTAAGAAGATTCTGGTTGCTGGAACACATGCTGATGATCTTGGATATCAGTGTGGAGGGTGGACTGCTACTTGGGCTGGGACCAGTGGAAGAATTACAATTG GCACAACCATTCTGGATGCCATTAAAGAAGCAGTGGGAAACAAAACCGAAGTGGTGTTTGAGCAAAATCCATCACCAGACACCTTTACCGGTCAAGATTTCCATTTTGCCATTGTCGCTGTGGGGGAAGAACCATATGTAGAATCTGGGGGTGACAACGCTGAGCTGATAATTCCCTTCAATGGAGCCGAACTTATTAGCACAGTTGCCGACAGAGTTCCCACACTGGCGATTCTCATCGCTGGAAGGCCCTTACTTGTTGAACCCTGGCTTTTGGAAAAGGTAGATGCCCTGGTTGCTGCTTGGTTGCCTGGCAGTGAAGGAAATGGAATAACAGATGTTATATTTGGAGATTATGAGTTCCAAGGCCGACTTCCAATGACCTGGTTTAGAAGTGTTAACCAACTCCCTGTTCATGCAGGGGAAAGCTCCTTAGACCCCCTGTTTCCCCTTGGCTTTGGCTTAACAAGCAACAACAAGAAGCTTCCAAACTGA
- the LOC127810445 gene encoding uncharacterized protein LOC127810445 isoform X2: MNYLNQHEIQSLLSRRIDTGAQDVCRDPRWGRTYECYSEDTEIVKKMTSIVSGLQGQPPKGHPGNYPFVAGRNKVVACAKHFVGDGGTDKGINEGNTIATYDDLERIHMAPYLDCISQGVCTVMASYTSWNGTRMHSHHFLLTEVLKEKLGFKGFVISDWEALDRLSNPRGSNYRNCIASAVNSGIDMVMVPFRYELFFEDMKHLVESGVIPMARVDDAVERILRVKFVAGLFEYPMADRSLLDTVGCKLHRELAREAVRKSLVLLKNGKDPRRPFLPLDRNSKKILVAGTHADDLGYQCGGWTATWAGTSGRITIGTTILDAIKEAVGNKTEVVFEQNPSPDTFTGQDFHFAIVAVGEEPYVESGGDNAELIIPFNGAELISTVADRVPTLAILIAGRPLLVEPWLLEKVDALVAAWLPGSEGNGITDVIFGDYEFQGRLPMTWFRSVNQLPVHAGESSLDPLFPLGFGLTSNNKKLPN; this comes from the exons ATGAATTATCTGAACCAACATGAAATCCAATCACTTCTCTCCAGGAGAATTGATACCGGGGCTCAAGAT GTATGCAGAGATCCCAGATGGGGAAGAACCTATGAGTGTTATAGTGAAGACACAGAAATTGTTAAAAAGATGACTTCCATTGTATCAGGATTGCAGGGGCAGCCACCTAAAGGACATCCAGGCAACTACCCTTTTGTGGCTGGAAG AAATAAAGTTGTTGCATGTGCCAAACATTTCGTTGGTGATGGAGGTACAGACAAGGGTATAAATGAGGGGAATACAATAGCAACTTATGATGATTTAGAGAGGATCCATATGGCTCCATATCTGGACTGTATTTCTCAGGGTGTTTGCACTGTTATGGCATCATACACAAGTTGGAATGGGACCAGAATGCATTCTCACCATTTTCTCCTCACTGAAGTCTTGAAAGAAAAGCTGGGATTTAAG GGTTTTGTGATTTCAGACTGGGAGGCACTTGATAGGCTTTCAAATCCTCGAGGCTCCAACTATCGGAATTGCATTGCTTCTGCTGTCAATTCAGGAATTGATATG GTGATGGTGCCCTTTagatatgaattattttttgaagaCATGAAGCACCTGGTGGAATCAGGAGTGATACCGATGGCCAGGGTTGATGATGCTGTTGAAAGAATTCTAAGAGTGAAATTTGTTGCTGGGCTTTTTGAATATCCCATGGCTGATAGGTCTCTGCTGGATACAGTTGGTTGTAAG TTGCACAGAGAACTAGCCCGTGAAGCAGTTCGCAAGTCCTTGGTCCTGCTAAAGAATGGAAAGGATCCAAGAAGACCATTTCTTCCATTAGATAGGAATTCTAAGAAGATTCTGGTTGCTGGAACACATGCTGATGATCTTGGATATCAGTGTGGAGGGTGGACTGCTACTTGGGCTGGGACCAGTGGAAGAATTACAATTG GCACAACCATTCTGGATGCCATTAAAGAAGCAGTGGGAAACAAAACCGAAGTGGTGTTTGAGCAAAATCCATCACCAGACACCTTTACCGGTCAAGATTTCCATTTTGCCATTGTCGCTGTGGGGGAAGAACCATATGTAGAATCTGGGGGTGACAACGCTGAGCTGATAATTCCCTTCAATGGAGCCGAACTTATTAGCACAGTTGCCGACAGAGTTCCCACACTGGCGATTCTCATCGCTGGAAGGCCCTTACTTGTTGAACCCTGGCTTTTGGAAAAGGTAGATGCCCTGGTTGCTGCTTGGTTGCCTGGCAGTGAAGGAAATGGAATAACAGATGTTATATTTGGAGATTATGAGTTCCAAGGCCGACTTCCAATGACCTGGTTTAGAAGTGTTAACCAACTCCCTGTTCATGCAGGGGAAAGCTCCTTAGACCCCCTGTTTCCCCTTGGCTTTGGCTTAACAAGCAACAACAAGAAGCTTCCAAACTGA
- the LOC127810445 gene encoding uncharacterized protein LOC127810445 isoform X3 yields the protein MAEQAVEAVEDKCIYKNAGEPIEARIKDLLSRMTLKEKIGQMTQIERAVATPSAIRDLSIGSVLSGGGSLPFEKAKSSDWADMVDGFQKAALQSRLGIPLIYGIDAVHGNNNVYGATIFPHNIGLGATRDADLAYRIGVATALEVRASGVQYVFAPCVAVCRDPRWGRTYECYSEDTEIVKKMTSIVSGLQGQPPKGHPGNYPFVAGRNKVVACAKHFVGDGGTDKGINEGNTIATYDDLERIHMAPYLDCISQGVCTVMASYTSWNGTRMHSHHFLLTEVLKEKLGFKGFVISDWEALDRLSNPRGSNYRNCIASAVNSGIDMVMVPFRYELFFEDMKHLVESGVIPMARVDDAVERILRVKFVAGLFEYPMADRSLLDTVGCKLHRELAREAVRKSLVLLKNGKDPRRPFLPLDRNSKKILVAGTHADDLGYQCGGWTATWAGTSGRITIGMQRSQMGKILRVLQ from the exons ATGGCCGAGCAAGCAGTTGAAGCCGTGGAGGACAAGTGCATTTACAAGAACGCCGGGGAGCCGATCGAGGCCAGGATCAAGGACTTGCTCTCGCGAATGACGTTGAAGGAGAAGATCGGTCAGATGACTCAGATCGAGCGCGCCGTCGCCACTCCTTCCGCCATACGGGACCTCTCTATCG GTAGTGTACTAAGTGGTGGTGGAAGTTTGCCGTTTGAGAAAGCGAAGTCGTCCGATTGGGCGGACATGGTGGACGGATTTCAGAAGGCCGCGCTGCAGTCGCGCCTCGGCATTCCACTGATCTACGGCATTGACGCTGTTCATGGCAACAACAATGTCTACGGTGCCACAATTTTTCCCCATAATATCGGCCTTGGAGCCACCAG AGATGCGGATTTGGCATACAGGATAGGGGTCGCGACCGCTCTTGAAGTCAGGGCTAGTGGCGTTCAATATGTTTTTGCTCCTTGTGTGGCT GTATGCAGAGATCCCAGATGGGGAAGAACCTATGAGTGTTATAGTGAAGACACAGAAATTGTTAAAAAGATGACTTCCATTGTATCAGGATTGCAGGGGCAGCCACCTAAAGGACATCCAGGCAACTACCCTTTTGTGGCTGGAAG AAATAAAGTTGTTGCATGTGCCAAACATTTCGTTGGTGATGGAGGTACAGACAAGGGTATAAATGAGGGGAATACAATAGCAACTTATGATGATTTAGAGAGGATCCATATGGCTCCATATCTGGACTGTATTTCTCAGGGTGTTTGCACTGTTATGGCATCATACACAAGTTGGAATGGGACCAGAATGCATTCTCACCATTTTCTCCTCACTGAAGTCTTGAAAGAAAAGCTGGGATTTAAG GGTTTTGTGATTTCAGACTGGGAGGCACTTGATAGGCTTTCAAATCCTCGAGGCTCCAACTATCGGAATTGCATTGCTTCTGCTGTCAATTCAGGAATTGATATG GTGATGGTGCCCTTTagatatgaattattttttgaagaCATGAAGCACCTGGTGGAATCAGGAGTGATACCGATGGCCAGGGTTGATGATGCTGTTGAAAGAATTCTAAGAGTGAAATTTGTTGCTGGGCTTTTTGAATATCCCATGGCTGATAGGTCTCTGCTGGATACAGTTGGTTGTAAG TTGCACAGAGAACTAGCCCGTGAAGCAGTTCGCAAGTCCTTGGTCCTGCTAAAGAATGGAAAGGATCCAAGAAGACCATTTCTTCCATTAGATAGGAATTCTAAGAAGATTCTGGTTGCTGGAACACATGCTGATGATCTTGGATATCAGTGTGGAGGGTGGACTGCTACTTGGGCTGGGACCAGTGGAAGAATTACAATTG